AGCAACTTGATCTACTTGATCTCACAACAGACCTTTCTGTTTGTGAACCTTCTCAAAGTATAGATTCCGAATCTACACAGCCAATTGCAGAAAACTGGCAGTTATCAAAAATCATTGGTCAAAATTTAGCGGTATCTTTACTCAAAGGTGCAATTACACACAACCGAATTGTCCCTGCTTATTTGTTTGCTGGAGCAGACGGAGTAGGAAAGTCCTTAGCTGCTAAATGCTTTATCGCTGAAATTTTCAACATCCAAAACCTAGCTAACTGTCCTGATAGTTTATGGATTGAACCAACATACATACACCAAAAACAGTTGTTAAATGAAAGTGAAATAGCAGCTTCTGGGGTACTGCGAAAAACTCCATCCCAAATTAGAATTGAGCAGATTCGAGAAATCACCCAATTTCTGGCTACCTCCCCTCTAATTGCACCTTACAAAATTGTCGTGGTAGAAAATGCTGAAAGAATGCCACCCACTGCTGCTAATGCACTCCTGAAAACATTAGAAGAACCAATATCCGGCACAATTATCCTCATTTCATCCCAACCCCAAAGGTTACTGGCTACAATTACCAGCCGTTGTCAACTGATTCCTTTCCAGCGTCTAAACAACGCCCAAATGACCACTGTTTTAGACAATGTGGGACGTTCTGAAATTCTCAATCGCCCAAATGTTATACAGTTTGCAGGTGGTTCTCCTGGGGATGCGATCGCTTACCATGATCAACTTCAATCTATCCCAAAATCACTTTTGCAAGAACTAATTCAACCTCCTAGCAGTCTGTTAACAGCACTAAGTATCGCCAAAGATATTGAGGTTCAATTAGATTTTCATCAACAACTATGGCTGCTGGATTACCTGCAATATTGCTGGAGGGAATTTCTGAGTTATCAAAATTGGCTGTTGAAATTGGAAGATGCCAAAAACTCTCTGTTGAAAATGGCCTCTCCCCGTTTGGTATGGGAAGTTTTATTGTTTCCTGACTAATACCAAAAACTACGTTTTCAACGCAGTCTGTCTAAACTCACAAAAATACTGAACGATGTTTTTGGACAAAAGGATTGCGCTATGCGCTCTTGTGGTGAACTAAATTGAACAAAAAACCATGAGTGCCATTATAAATAATTACCGTCAATTGGATGTAGCTTTTCTCCTGCTCAACGACTTGACAACAAAACTCCGCACGGCTGGGGCAAGAATTTCAGTTAGAAAGGTGGGAAACGTACACAGAATTACTGTGTTGAAAGAACCCACTGTAGCCAGTATTGAGCAAATTCTCAGTTACACCAATGGGGAAACAGAAACCAAAACGGAAATTTCTAGCCTCAGCAGTAGTGATGCAATTACTTCATCAACATCAACTAAACCAAATAATACTCCTACTGAATCTAGTAGTGATACAGTACATACGGTAAGCGAAGAGATTGAGGAGAACTCAGTACCGATGGCGATCGCTCCTCCAACAGCACCTGAATCTACTTCCCCACTAGAAGAAACTCGTAATGAAGCTGGTGATAATACAGTATCTGTGGTGAGTGAAGAAATTGGGGAAAACTCAATAGCAGATGCGATCGCTTCACCAGAATTATTTGAATTGACATCCTCAACAGATGATACTCCTAGTGAAGCTGCTGATAGTACAGTAACTGCGGTAAGCGAAGAAATTGAGGAAAGCACACCACCGGAAGCGATCGCTATACCAGATACAATCGTAGCGATTGAGGATAACTCAGTGCCGAAGGCGATCGCACAAAGCGCACTGCCAGAAACAATCGCT
Above is a genomic segment from Cylindrospermum stagnale PCC 7417 containing:
- a CDS encoding DNA polymerase III, delta prime subunit — translated: MKQLDLLDLTTDLSVCEPSQSIDSESTQPIAENWQLSKIIGQNLAVSLLKGAITHNRIVPAYLFAGADGVGKSLAAKCFIAEIFNIQNLANCPDSLWIEPTYIHQKQLLNESEIAASGVLRKTPSQIRIEQIREITQFLATSPLIAPYKIVVVENAERMPPTAANALLKTLEEPISGTIILISSQPQRLLATITSRCQLIPFQRLNNAQMTTVLDNVGRSEILNRPNVIQFAGGSPGDAIAYHDQLQSIPKSLLQELIQPPSSLLTALSIAKDIEVQLDFHQQLWLLDYLQYCWREFLSYQNWLLKLEDAKNSLLKMASPRLVWEVLLFPD